From the genome of Oscillatoria sp. FACHB-1407:
GCCGAGATTGAACAGGGCTGGACAGGACTAGGACAAACCAACCGGTTACTGGGCAGAATCGCGATGCGCTCCTACATTTTTGGACATGTGCTCTATAGTGAGACTCCGTTAGAGGGAAAGGATCTGGTGCGAGACATTGTCAAAACAGCAGTGGCACTGCCGGGGTATCAGGAGTGGTGTCAGCATCAACATGAGATTGAGGAGCGAGCCACGCATTGGATGATGGCGATCGAGCGGAGTCATTACTTCCACTATGGGATGGATAAGAAACCAGGAACGGTGCAAGTAGAAGCCCGAGATGAGACATCAACGTGGAATGTGCAGCAAGGAACGGATGCTCGTCAACGGATTCAATCCGCAGTCGCGAGTTTGTTAGAACAAGAAGCACTTCCGGCTGGGATTACCGAACGATTTGATGCGTTAGTGAGTTATGGCATTAGTGGTTCAACGCTGTATCGATATCGGGAGCTGTGGCACCCCCGATACTTTGAGATTGAGGAAATCGGCAACCATCAAGAGGGTGCGGGGCAGGAGTGCCGTGGGGCGGCACCTGACCCCAACAGCCCTACAAACTTATTGGAAGAGAATGGGTGTAATAGCTTACTAGATAAAGGTTCTAGCGATCTAAAAATAGCAGAAGACTTAGAGATAGGGTGTAATTTCTTTCCGGTTGGGGAGTTGAGAAGTTCAGAACCAAAAGAAATGAATACAGAAGAGGGGGTAGCTCACATTAAACAGGTGTTGAGTCAAATTCGAGCGAGGCGATTGCTAGAACAAGCCCAGGAAAAGAATTGGAGTGCTCGACTTGCTCTGCCATTTATTGATACTCAAGAGCCGTTCAAATCACCATGAAAAAGCCCCAGCCGAATCTTGAGTAAGGTGCATCTACGTTAAAGCTGGGGCAGATAATTTGAGTATTCCCAGTAGAGGGGCGATCGCACCTTCCAGGTCATATTTATTGACGGATTCTCGTAAAGGTAGGTTATACCGATTTAATGTTTGATTGTGGCAGATCACTGGGTAGGGGCGTTTCGCGAAACGCCCTTACGGAATCCTGTGCAGCGAAGCCAATTCAAATTGGTATTACAACCGTATTAGTAATGGGGACGCCAATCAGGTGTATAGCTGTAGTCCATATGCAATGGGGCGAAGGTGGGTCAGGAAGCTTCCCCAGAATCAGGGTTTAGGCCCTTAGCTTTGTCCTAAGCTTTTTGACCAAAGCTATAATATTATGTCGGGTTAAATGCCCGCAATATAGATCAGATTCTCAACTTCCTCAGTCGAGTCAACCGCTTGATTGACTAATGGCTCATTGACTAGCGTCCACAATCGTTCGGCAGGTTGCAACTCTGAGGAATAAGGGCAAAAGCCACGACTTTCGTCTCCCTGCTCGGCAGGTGTTCACCCTCGCACCACACTTCGACGTCGGCGTCGGGATACCCCTTCTGTATCCGTTCCAACTCGTCGTGCAACTTTTTTTCGCAGGCTTCTTGCGCCTCCACATCACTCTCCTGATGCTGAGGACGGGTGCCTCTCAGGCGCAATTTCATTTGTTTAAGATATTCCCATCCCTGTTGCCGACTGATGGACTGACCCAACACCTGGCTCAAGTAATCTGCAACCTTGCGCCCATTCCACAAACCACCGTCGGGGGCAGGTCCTCGAATCGCTTGCAAGAGATTGGCTTGCTGCATATCATCGAGCTTGGGCACGGCTCCGGGGTTATGCCGCCGCAGATCCCCCAATGCCCCTGCTCCCAGGTGGTTGTAACTGCGAACTAACTCATAGATCCAACTGCGGCTATAACCCGTCACTGCCGCTACTTCCTCACTCGGTTTGCCTTGCGCTAATAGCCACAAGATTTGATAGTGCGATCGTTCGGTCACCGTTTTAGCACTGCGATAGTGTTGCTCCAGTTCGTCAAGCGTTAGATGCGGGTTGAGAGTGAGACGTTTAGGCATGGTTAAGCAGCAATGCGGCCACTTCCCATGTTATGCGCATTCATGCCAACAGGATATGAGATGCTCGATGGTTTCTTGATCACTCATGAGCCGTCAGTCGATCCAACTCATCCAATAGCTTCGTGATGCGATCGCGTTTTCTACGATCGCCCCAAACTTCACTTTTCTGCAATCGTTTACCAATCTCACCCAATCGTTGAGCGGCTATCTTTTCAGGGGGCTGTTCTGATTCAGGCTTCACTTCTTTAACCAGTGCCTTAATCTCACTCAACGGCAGATTCTTAGCAATCACCTGTTTGAGCAACTTAGCCCGTTGCTTCTCATCTTTGACACGGGCGATCGCCTGAGCCTTAGTGTATTCAATCTCCCCATTTCGCAGTGCAGACAACACATCATCCGGCAGGTTTAACAGCGGCAAACGGCTTGAGCGAAAGGTTCCAGCATTAAATCGTCCAATCTCCGATAGCAAAGATTCGATCTTCTCCAATTGAATCAGAACGTTCTGATTCAACGCTTGACCTCGCTGTTTAGCGTTATACGACTGGTGCAAAAGCGAGATGATTTCGGAACGATCCACCTCAAGGGCGATCGCCAGCAAATCCAGAACTGCCTCAGTCTCCTCAACCGGATTCAAGTCTTCCCGCTGGAGGTTCTCCATCAGGGCAACTTGTAATGCCTGCCGCTCGTCCAAGTGGTGGATGGCGATCGGCACTTTCTCTAGCCCCAACTCACGCGCCGCTCGCAACCGTCGCTCCCCTGCCACCAGTTCATAATCCCCATTCTCCAGGGGACGCACCAGCAAGGGTTCCAAAATGCCAAACTCTTTCACAGACTCCACCAGTTGAGCCAGCTTGCCCGTATCAAAGAAACGACGCGGTTGCTTTGTCGGCAGGCGAATCTTATCAAGGGGAATAGATTGCGTTGGCTGAGTCGATAGATCAGGCTGAACCGGATCTCGGTTCAGAATAGCGGCAACGTTGCGCAGTTGTGGTTTCGGAGCGGTCTTACGAGGTGGCACTACAGAGCCTCCAGGCTTTGAGTAATAGCATTGAGAGCAGTCAGTGCAGCATGTTTGGGGTCATACAATCCCAATGGGACATGTTGCATCGAGGCATCTGCAAAGGCAACTGCCCGTGGAATCGGCGGAAACACAGGGGCAACTCCACTAAATTGCTCCGTCACCGCTTCTAAGATCTCCTTACTTTGGGCAGTGCGATCGTGCAGGTTTGGGATTACCCCGGCAATTCTCAGGTCTGCGGCAACCCCTTCCTGCTGAAGCTCGCTGATCGTTCCCAACAACAGATCTAACCCCACAAAACTCTTATACTGCGTCTGCATCGGGATCAGGATGTGGGTGGATGCCACCAACGAGAGGATGCTAAGAACCCCTAATGTGGGAGGACAGTCAATCAGCACAAAATCATAATTTGGCTCAACCGGGGAAAGAGCTTTTTTAAGGCGAGTCTCTTTGGCGATCGCCGTTGCCAACTTCACATCCGCTGCACTCAACGTCAAATTGCTAGGCACCAGATCCATCTGATGAATGCCACTCAAAACAGGCATCAGTTCACGGTCTAAGATGCTCTGGGCGATCGTATCCGTTAGCTCGTGCGGTTGCAGACCCATAAACACCGTCAACGACGACTGCGGGTCCATATCAAGCAGTAAGACCCGATGCCCTTGCTGAGCTAACGAGTACCCCAGGTTCATGGCCAGGGTCGTCTTCCCCGTTCCCCCGGCTTGATTAAATAGCGAGATGACTTTAGCCACAGATGAAATCAATCACATACAGGGCTAGTCTACAGCGATTTGCTTGGAATCGGGTGCGATCGCGTTAAGAACAGCAACACTGAAATATTTAACATCGAGTGCTGCGGATCAGGGTTAATAAAGCCAGCACCCTTGATTCACAGTTGATCCTCCACAGAGATATTCTCGACTTCTAAGGTTTGTAGTTCCACTTCTAATTGCTCAACTGTGGGAAGCAGAGTTTTCAGTTGCTCCGGAAGCTCTGAGCCAATTTTATGAGTTGCTACGCCAATGGGTTGTGTCATCCCCTGAAGAGCTAACTCAGCAACCGTTTTGTTTTTCGACTTGCATAGAATAATTCCAATGGTCGGTTGGTCGTCCGGATGGCGCAACAGTTGATTGACTGCCGAGACGTAAAAATTCATCTTCCCGGAAAACTCCGGCTGAAACTCAACCATTTTCAGATCAATCACAATAAAGCAGCGCAGCTTGAAGTGATAGAACAACAGATCGATGCGGTATTCCTGCCCGTCCACCACAATCGGATATTGGCTCCCGACAAAAGAAAAGCCAACCCCCAATTCCAGCAAAAAATCCCGAATATGCTTGACTAATGCCCGTTCTAAGTCGCGTTCCTGAGCCTCCTTATTCAAGGTCAAAAACTCAAAATTGTAGGGGTCTTTGAGCAACTGCTGGGCTAAATCCGATTGGGGTTTCGGCAGCGTCTTCTCAAAATTGGTGATCGCCCCACCCTGACGTTGATAAAGACCCGTCTCGATTTGTAGTGCCAGAATGTTACGACTCCAGCCGTTCTGGGAGGTTTGCTGAATATACCAGAGCCGCTCAGATGGGGTTTTGATCTTATCCAACAGGACACAGTGATGAAACCAGGGAATTTGTGCAGCAACCTGCTGCACAAATGACTCATCCGGGTAAGCCTCCGCAAACGCCCGCATATATTTGAGATTACGCGACGAAAACCCTTTGATATCAGGGAATTCGCGCTTCAAATCTTGTGCCAACTGGTCAATGATTTTGGCACCCCACCCTTCCTGCTGCTGTCGGGCTAAGATCTCTCGACCCATCTGCCAGTACAGCACAATCAGCTCTTGATTGACCGCCAGGGCTGCCTTAATCTGAGCCTGCTGGATGCGCTCCTTTAGCGATCGCAAAAAGGTTTTATACGTATCATCCGTTGGAAACAGAGAACCAGACTTAGCCACAGGTAGGTCAACCTAAAATCAAAACAAACTATGAAAGAGCCAAAGGGTACAGATATAGTCTACTGGCTGGTTAGCTAACAAAAGCCCTGAAACTCCTGATATTTTGCTCTGTGATTAATAAATTAATCGCCAAGCCCCAAACGATGGGTCAGATAGCTAGGTCTACTGATGGTTAGACCCCAAGCCTCTCACCACGGCAACGAAGCTCATTCCTTAGCCAGAGCATAGTTTCTACTTATCGTCAGAGGGGATTAGTGAGAGAAGTAGCCTAATATTAGGTCATATAACAAAGCGATAAAACGAACCAATCCCCTCTAGTGGCGCGTGCTAGAGGGGATATTTTCATCTTCAGGAGCAATCGGGGATCGGCAAGATCCAGATCTATTGACCGTACCAGTCCTTTCGCCACTGCGTCATCTGATCGATCTCGGCTTGTTGGCTAGAGATGATGGTCTGAGCCAGTTCTTTGATCTCAGGGCGATCGCTCTTTTCTAATGCCTGTTGTGCCATGTCAATTGCCCCTTGATGATGGGGAATCATCGCATTGATAAAGCGCAGGTCAAATTCTCCATCGGCTGCACCCAGGTCGCCACTCATCATCATGCTAGAGCGCATCTCCTCGGTCATGGGCATCATGTGACCCATCTCAGCGTGATACATCATCGGCTCATCCCCGACATTGGGATACCAGGCAGATCGCCACCCCTTGAGTTCTGAAATCTCTTGTTCTTGAGCGTCAATAATGGCCTGTGCTAACTGCTTAATTTCAGGACGGTTTGACTTTTGTAGTGCTTCCTGCGCCATGATCACGGCTCCTTCATGGTGAGGAATCATGCCATCGATAAAAAGCAGGTCAAAATTCTCATCGGCTGGTCCCAAATCCATGCTCATCGAACCGTGATCCATCGGCATGGGGCTAGCCTGACCATGCCCCATAGAGCCGTGATCCATCTGTGCCATTTGAGAATTGCTGGAGCCACTGTCAGTAGATTGGCTGGAGGTTGTACTGCTACAAGCAACAAGACTCAGCGACATTAAAGGCACCATTCCTAGCCAAACGAGCGAAGTTAATTTTCCTCTGATAAACGTCATAATCTAGCCACTCCACCTGCAAATTGGGTTAAGGATGAGCTTTACCAGAGCTTATATTAGCAAGCAAAAATGAAATCAAAGTGAAAATGTTCGTTGATAAACATTTAAGACATTTGAATGATGGGTTCTCAAGAAATGCACAAAAGATCTGATTCACAATTTTCTGATTTTGTCCATCCTCCTGAGAGCACTCTTGAATTTTTGCTTGAATTATTAACGACAATAGTGGAGAGAATTGAGCCTAGAAGTTTAATTTTTAGTTTATTTGTGTAACTATTCCTATATTTATTAGTGTACGTAATAAACATGTTAGGATCAACGGCAACAGACCTAAATAGAGCAACTTACTGTTCATTTAGAAAACAAATTTAAGAGTGAAATATTAAAGAATTCTAAAACATTTACCAGGTGGATATTAAGTATATCTCTGTGTAATTTCTTACACTCCACCTGAGTTCTAGCTATAGATAGGCTGACAAACTTCTGTATGACCCTATTAAGGTTGGGATTACACTTCAACAATTATTGTTTCAAAATAGGGAATTAGTTAGAGTTCCATCTTTTTGAGGCATATTTAATGATAACTGTACGTTTATTTCGATAAAGGGCTTAAGCTCCTCTTTCGTCACTTGATTCAGCCAGTGATCCCGTATATAAACTCAAATTTTGGTTCAGGATACTGTCTGTGTCTTGCTTGTAAGCAATTTAATTTATTTGGAGAAAATAGCAATTGGTATTAGTTGAGTGATGTCAGCAAAGATGACCAGAATTTTAGTGATCGAAGATGAGGCACCTATCCGTGAAAATATCGTTGATATTTTACTGATTGAAGGGTTTGAAGTTGCTGAAGCTGTCTGCGGGGCGACTGGGTTACAACTCGCAATGAAGCTACAACCAGATCTGATTTTGTGTGATGTGATGATGCCCAATCTGGATGGCTATGAATTGCTCAAGATATTACGCAAGTCTCCTGAAACGGCTACGATTCCATTCATTTTTTTGACAGCAAAAACCACTAAGGCAGACTTTCGTCAGGGGATGGTGACGGGTGCTGATGATTACTTGACGAAACCCTTTACGGCTTCAGAATTATTGGAAGCCATTACCAGTCAACTGACAAAACAAACGGCGATCGCCGAAAAATATGATCTAGAGCGACAACAATTAGAAGAAAAGTTCAATCATTCGCTTCACTTTGATCGGGTTACAGGCTTACCCAATCAACTCCTGCTACACGAGCAATTTAATCAATTGCGAGAACAGTCTGAGACACACCAGCCCATCGGCGTTTTATGTATTCTCCTACAGCAATTTAATCGGTTGATTAGCCTCCCCGAAGCCGATCTCCATGCTTTTCTACAGCAGTTTGTCGATCGCTTGAGACAGTGTGTCCAACAACAAACAGGTGTAGAACACCAGACTGCTGCCGAGGTCATTACGCGGCTCAATCTAAATAAATTCACTGTTTTTCTAACGAATCATGCAACTGAAGCCGAGATCATTCAAACAACCGAAATTCTTTTAAGAGAGTTAACCCAACCGTTTGATGTTACTGGTCAACGGCTTTATCTCTCCCTCTGTATTGGGATTAGTCGCTATCCCCTGCATGATACACAGGTTGAAAATCTGGTTCGGAATGCTGAACTCGCTGCTGAGTCGATCCCAGCACACATGCTAAATGCTTACCAGTTCTATACTCCGGCTCTGCGTCAGCGATCGCAAGAACAACTCATGCTAGAAAATGAGTTGCGAGCATCCTGGGAGAGTAACCATTTTTGCGTATACTACCAACCCCAAATTAACGCTCAGACGGGCAAGGTAATTGGCGCAGAAGCTCTAATTCGCTGCCTGCACCCAACCAGAGGTTTAATTCCTCCGTTCAAATTTATTCCACTGGCTGAAGAAACAGGGTTGATCGTTCCTATTGGGGAGTGGGTTGCTCGCTGTGCCTGTCAGCAAGCCAAAGAATGGCAAACCGAAGGGCAGCCAAGTGTGCGAATTGCCGTCAATCTATCTCCACGGCAATTGAATCAGCCCCAATTGGAACAGATGATTTTGAGCGTGTTACAGGAAACAGGGTTGCCGCCGGAATGTCTGGAACTGGAGATCACCGAAAGCTGTGTCATGGAAGATTTAGAGCGGGCGATCGCCACTTTGCGATCACTGCAAAATCGGGGCATTCGGATCGCTTTAGATGACTTTGGCACAGGTTATTCCTCGTTGGGATATTTGAAGCGACTGCCTTTGAACACACTAAAAATTGATCGCTCATTCGTCAGTCATGTTCAGGATGATCCCCAAAACCGGGAAATCGTGAAAAACATCATTCAGATGGCTCACACCCTCGGCTTAAAAACGGTCGCTGAAGGGGTGGAAACCCAGGCAGAGGTTGATTATCTAAGACAACAAGGCTGTGACGAGTTACAGGGCTATTTCTTCAGTCGCCCAGTTCCGACCTCAGACCTGGAAATATTTCTACAAACCTGGCGTGGCTTATCCTCCGGCTAGGCCAATCACCGACGAGAACAGACAATCGCAGACCCACTAATTTGAATGGCGGTTCACTATGGTTGCAAACAAGAAACCTCCCCAACACAGTGAAGAGCAGCGATTGCAAGTCCTTCACGAACACCATATTCTAGATACCGCCTCTGAACCGATCTTTGACCGATTTGTTCGGGCTGCTCAAGAGGTCTGTCAGACACCAGTTGCCCTAATTAGCCTGGTTGATGAAAAGCGGTTGTGGTTTAAAGCCAAGATCGGCATGGATGCCAGCGATGTGCCACGCGATGGCTCCTTTTGTGCCCGTGCCATTGAGCAACCCGATATACTCATCGTTCCCAATGCCCAACAGGATGAACGGTTTGCCCAAAATCCTTTTGTCAATTGTGATCCGGGGATTCGGTTCTACGCAGGAGTGCCTCTCAAAAGCCACGAGGGCTACGCATTGGGAACCTTGTGTGTGGTCGATTACAAGCCTCGACACCTCACCGCATCTCAGATTCACGCACTGAGAGATCTGTCACGACGGGTCTCTGTAGAACTGCAACGGCGGCGAGCGATCGCCCAGTTAATTCACAAACCGACCAATGGGTATAAAGCTGAAAAACACTTTCTCAGGCAACTAACCGTCCGATTTGGCTTAATGATTGCCATTACCCTGGGCACTCAACTGGGATCTCATATCAGCAATACTCGCGTCTTGGAAGGTGAAGACTGGGTTTCTCATACCTTAGAAGCCATCTCTGATATCGAAACGGTCAATGCTGAATTAGCCAATTTACAAGCGACTACTCAACAATATGTGATCTTAGGAGATCCGCAAACACTGGCAACTTATGACCAGCGAGTGAATGCCATTCAACTCAATCTGCGAGAGTTGCGCCAACTCACTCGTGACAATGCCTATCAACAACAAAACCTGGATCAACTGCAACCCGTTTTGGATCAAGAACTGGCATATCTAGAGCAAATCATCACTACCCGCGAGACAGGTGGGTTGCCATCCGTCACCTCCCTCATGAACAAGGAAGACCAACGTGTCTTAAACTCTGCTATTCGCAACTATCTAATGCAAATGCGGCAAGAGGAAGAAAGGTTGTTAACTCAGCGGCTAGCACGGGTAGAGTCTAAGCAAGAAACCGCAGCCCTTGTTAGTGGCATTGGCAGACTGGTGGTTTTGGGCATCATTTTCACGACCTTTTTGATGATTCGTCAGGAGATCAAGCGACGCAACCTCGCAGAAGAAAACACCGAAGAGCAACGAGAACTGCTGGAGATTACACTCTCAAGTATCGGGGATGCAGTTGTGGTGACAGATTGCGATCGCCACGTTACATCGCTGAATCCCATTGCCGAAGCGTTAACCGGGTGGACTGAAGAAGAAGCCAGACATCATTCAATTGATGAAGTTTTAAAGCTCGTCAATCTGGAAACAGGGGAATCTGTTGAGAGTCCCTTCCAGACAACGCTGGCAACCGCTAACATTCAAACCTTAGCTACTGGCGTAGGGCTACAACATCGAGATGGAACCATCATTCCTATTGATGATAGTTGCGCCCCGATTTTCAACAAACAGGGCGTGTTGAGAGGGGCAGTGATGGTCTTTCGAGATGCAACGCTCCGCGTGCAGGCTGAAGCCGAGATTCAACATGTTCTACAAAAAGAGAAAGAACTGAGCGAGTTAAAGTCAAACTTCATCTCGATGGTGTCCCATGATATTCGTACACCGTTGACTATCATCCTTACGTCGATTGAACTGTTGCAGAACTACATTCACAAAACGACAGAGGAACAACGAGAACGCTATTTTCAACGAATTCGTGCAGCGATCAAACGAATCCAGGAGTTTTTGAGTGATGTCTTACTGGTCAGTAAAGCTGACTCTGGTGCTCTGAAATATGAACCTGCTCCGTTAGATTTGAGTGAGTTTTGTAGTGACTTAACCGAAGAAGTTCAACTCAGCACAGGGAATAGTCATCAGATTGTGTTTTCTAACCAGTGTGCTTATCAGACCGTTCAGGCAGACCCAAAATTGCTGCACCACATTCTCATCAACCTATTATCAAACGCCGTGAAATATTCCCCCGAAAAGGGCAAGGTTTATTTCGATTTAGAGTGTACGGAGCAGCAGATCCAATTCCGCATTCGCGATGAGGGAATTGGCATCCCCGAAGAGGATTTGCCGCAACTGTTTTCAGTCTTCCACCGGGCAAGCAATGTGGGTCAAATTGCGGGTACAGGCTTGGGACTGTCAATCGTCAAAAACTGCGTGGAGTTGCACTCTGGAGAGATTGCCGTGAGCAGTAAGGTCAATCAAGGAACAACCTTTACAGTCACCTTACCCATTTAAGGTTCAAAAATATTTACCAAAATTCCTGCATCACCCCTTGACTCTCCAGTGAACTAGAGACTCCAACATAGGATCAGTCCATCAACTCGGAGGTTTAGATTATGGCTCTTCAACTGACTGTTCCTAATATGGCTTGCTCGGCTTGCAGCGACACCATCACCAAAGCCATCCAGGCGATCGACCCTGCGGCGACCGTGCAAGCCGACACTAAAACGAAACTCGTCAACATTGAAACCCAAGCCGCAGAGGCAACCATCAAGCAGGCCATTACCGATGCGGGTTATACCGTCGCATAGGAGTCTCCCATGGAAAATGCAACCTTAAAGCTGCGAGGCATGAGTTGTGCTGCCTGTGCCAATAATATTGAAGCAGTAATTCGCTCGGTGCCTGGAGTTGAGGCGTGTAGTGTCAATTTTGGAGCAGAACAAGCTGCCGTTACCTACGATCCGGGTAAGACGGATATCACT
Proteins encoded in this window:
- a CDS encoding winged helix-turn-helix domain-containing protein, with the translated sequence MPKRLTLNPHLTLDELEQHYRSAKTVTERSHYQILWLLAQGKPSEEVAAVTGYSRSWIYELVRSYNHLGAGALGDLRRHNPGAVPKLDDMQQANLLQAIRGPAPDGGLWNGRKVADYLSQVLGQSISRQQGWEYLKQMKLRLRGTRPQHQESDVEAQEACEKKLHDELERIQKGYPDADVEVWCEGEHLPSRETKVVAFALIPQSCNLPNDCGR
- a CDS encoding ParB/RepB/Spo0J family partition protein, which translates into the protein MPPRKTAPKPQLRNVAAILNRDPVQPDLSTQPTQSIPLDKIRLPTKQPRRFFDTGKLAQLVESVKEFGILEPLLVRPLENGDYELVAGERRLRAARELGLEKVPIAIHHLDERQALQVALMENLQREDLNPVEETEAVLDLLAIALEVDRSEIISLLHQSYNAKQRGQALNQNVLIQLEKIESLLSEIGRFNAGTFRSSRLPLLNLPDDVLSALRNGEIEYTKAQAIARVKDEKQRAKLLKQVIAKNLPLSEIKALVKEVKPESEQPPEKIAAQRLGEIGKRLQKSEVWGDRRKRDRITKLLDELDRLTAHE
- a CDS encoding ParA family protein — its product is MAKVISLFNQAGGTGKTTLAMNLGYSLAQQGHRVLLLDMDPQSSLTVFMGLQPHELTDTIAQSILDRELMPVLSGIHQMDLVPSNLTLSAADVKLATAIAKETRLKKALSPVEPNYDFVLIDCPPTLGVLSILSLVASTHILIPMQTQYKSFVGLDLLLGTISELQQEGVAADLRIAGVIPNLHDRTAQSKEILEAVTEQFSGVAPVFPPIPRAVAFADASMQHVPLGLYDPKHAALTALNAITQSLEAL
- a CDS encoding PDDEXK nuclease domain-containing protein, which translates into the protein MAKSGSLFPTDDTYKTFLRSLKERIQQAQIKAALAVNQELIVLYWQMGREILARQQQEGWGAKIIDQLAQDLKREFPDIKGFSSRNLKYMRAFAEAYPDESFVQQVAAQIPWFHHCVLLDKIKTPSERLWYIQQTSQNGWSRNILALQIETGLYQRQGGAITNFEKTLPKPQSDLAQQLLKDPYNFEFLTLNKEAQERDLERALVKHIRDFLLELGVGFSFVGSQYPIVVDGQEYRIDLLFYHFKLRCFIVIDLKMVEFQPEFSGKMNFYVSAVNQLLRHPDDQPTIGIILCKSKNKTVAELALQGMTQPIGVATHKIGSELPEQLKTLLPTVEQLEVELQTLEVENISVEDQL
- a CDS encoding DUF305 domain-containing protein; amino-acid sequence: MTFIRGKLTSLVWLGMVPLMSLSLVACSSTTSSQSTDSGSSNSQMAQMDHGSMGHGQASPMPMDHGSMSMDLGPADENFDLLFIDGMIPHHEGAVIMAQEALQKSNRPEIKQLAQAIIDAQEQEISELKGWRSAWYPNVGDEPMMYHAEMGHMMPMTEEMRSSMMMSGDLGAADGEFDLRFINAMIPHHQGAIDMAQQALEKSDRPEIKELAQTIISSQQAEIDQMTQWRKDWYGQ
- a CDS encoding EAL domain-containing response regulator, with the protein product MTRILVIEDEAPIRENIVDILLIEGFEVAEAVCGATGLQLAMKLQPDLILCDVMMPNLDGYELLKILRKSPETATIPFIFLTAKTTKADFRQGMVTGADDYLTKPFTASELLEAITSQLTKQTAIAEKYDLERQQLEEKFNHSLHFDRVTGLPNQLLLHEQFNQLREQSETHQPIGVLCILLQQFNRLISLPEADLHAFLQQFVDRLRQCVQQQTGVEHQTAAEVITRLNLNKFTVFLTNHATEAEIIQTTEILLRELTQPFDVTGQRLYLSLCIGISRYPLHDTQVENLVRNAELAAESIPAHMLNAYQFYTPALRQRSQEQLMLENELRASWESNHFCVYYQPQINAQTGKVIGAEALIRCLHPTRGLIPPFKFIPLAEETGLIVPIGEWVARCACQQAKEWQTEGQPSVRIAVNLSPRQLNQPQLEQMILSVLQETGLPPECLELEITESCVMEDLERAIATLRSLQNRGIRIALDDFGTGYSSLGYLKRLPLNTLKIDRSFVSHVQDDPQNREIVKNIIQMAHTLGLKTVAEGVETQAEVDYLRQQGCDELQGYFFSRPVPTSDLEIFLQTWRGLSSG
- a CDS encoding sensor histidine kinase yields the protein MVANKKPPQHSEEQRLQVLHEHHILDTASEPIFDRFVRAAQEVCQTPVALISLVDEKRLWFKAKIGMDASDVPRDGSFCARAIEQPDILIVPNAQQDERFAQNPFVNCDPGIRFYAGVPLKSHEGYALGTLCVVDYKPRHLTASQIHALRDLSRRVSVELQRRRAIAQLIHKPTNGYKAEKHFLRQLTVRFGLMIAITLGTQLGSHISNTRVLEGEDWVSHTLEAISDIETVNAELANLQATTQQYVILGDPQTLATYDQRVNAIQLNLRELRQLTRDNAYQQQNLDQLQPVLDQELAYLEQIITTRETGGLPSVTSLMNKEDQRVLNSAIRNYLMQMRQEEERLLTQRLARVESKQETAALVSGIGRLVVLGIIFTTFLMIRQEIKRRNLAEENTEEQRELLEITLSSIGDAVVVTDCDRHVTSLNPIAEALTGWTEEEARHHSIDEVLKLVNLETGESVESPFQTTLATANIQTLATGVGLQHRDGTIIPIDDSCAPIFNKQGVLRGAVMVFRDATLRVQAEAEIQHVLQKEKELSELKSNFISMVSHDIRTPLTIILTSIELLQNYIHKTTEEQRERYFQRIRAAIKRIQEFLSDVLLVSKADSGALKYEPAPLDLSEFCSDLTEEVQLSTGNSHQIVFSNQCAYQTVQADPKLLHHILINLLSNAVKYSPEKGKVYFDLECTEQQIQFRIRDEGIGIPEEDLPQLFSVFHRASNVGQIAGTGLGLSIVKNCVELHSGEIAVSSKVNQGTTFTVTLPI
- a CDS encoding heavy-metal-associated domain-containing protein, translated to MALQLTVPNMACSACSDTITKAIQAIDPAATVQADTKTKLVNIETQAAEATIKQAITDAGYTVA